Proteins from a genomic interval of Syngnathus typhle isolate RoL2023-S1 ecotype Sweden linkage group LG15, RoL_Styp_1.0, whole genome shotgun sequence:
- the ephb4a gene encoding ephrin type-B receptor 4a has translation MELTYRIIGLLGCIFLDWAPLTCAEEEVLMNTKVETSDLKWTIFPRAKPEWEEVSGLDEESNSVRTYQICQTDSSFSHWLRSGFIQRREASQVYVELRFTMIECSSGNSHHRSCKETFNLYYYQADSNEATDTYPPWMENPYTKVDTVAADFLLRKGGERKFNIKTIRLGPLSKRGFYLAFQAQGSCMALLSVRVFFKKCPPLISALSSFPETVPRTLVQEAQGVCVEHAVQQGPRTRSPKLFCGEDGQWVGQPTTSCACAPGYEAAEGHTRCTACPVGHFKSSAEGQCTVCPGASHASVRGQSTCACRPGYFRAQSDSPDTACTRPPSAPRSIASQINGTSLRLEWNEPLDNGGRADLSYNIRCLMCRTPRSSCVICGDSVSYRPAQHALTSRRLEVWGLLPHTTYTFAIQALNGVSQLSGKEPSSEGVNITTSYDVPSLVSVIRKSQSTESSLTLHWSVPVQPHYTILQYQLRYCEKERRSEDPCHYTESNKNQAVLTDLRRATQYEVQVRARTMAGYGSFSPAAVFRTLPDGIDSSSQFLVPGILIAIGMLLLVTFIFVAAYCIRRHSRIKDPEMSDKNNQYLVGQGVKVYIDPFTYEDPNEAIREFAKEIDVSFVKIEEVIGAGEFGEVCRGRLRVPGKKENYVAIKTLKGGYTEKQRRDFLSEASIMGQFQHPNIIHLEGIITASCPVMILTEFMENGALDSFLRLNDSQFTPIQLVGMLRGIASGMKYLAEMSYVHRDLAARNILINSNLVCKVSDFGLSRFLQENSSDPTYTSSLGGKIPIRWTAPEAIAFRKFTSASDVWSYGIVMWEVMSFGERPYWDMSNQDVINAIEQDYRLPPPPDCPTHLHQLMLDCWQKDRSARPRFAELVSALDKLIRNPASLKIVAQEGAGPSYPLLGQRSPLALSSCASVGEWLRAIKMERYEDSFLQAGLTTVEQLGQITTQDLLHMGVTLAGHQRKILSSIQAMNFQNKSTAPVTF, from the exons AAGTGCTGATGAATACTAAGGTAGAGACGTCGGATCTGAAATGGACCATCTTTCCACGTGCCAAGCCTGAG TGGGAGGAAGTGAGCGGTTTGGACGAGGAGAGCAACAGCGTGAGGACGTATCAGATCTGTCAGACTGACAGCTCATTCAGCCACTGGCTGCGTAGCGGCTTCATCCAGCGACGAGAAGCCTCGCAGGTTTACGTGGAGCTGCGCTTCACCATGATAGAATGCTCCTCTGGGAACAGCCACCACCGCAGCTGCAAGGAGACCTTTAACCTCTACTACTACCAGGCCGACTCCAATGAGGCCACAGACACGTACCCGCCGTGGATGGAGAATCCTTACACAAAG GTGGATACAGTGGCAGCCGACTTTCTCCTCAGGAAGGGCGGCGAGCGGAAATTCAACATAAAGACCATAAGACTGGGCCCTTTATCCAAGAGAGGCTTCTACTTGGCCTTTCAGGCTCAGGGCTCCTGCATGGCCTTGCTCTCTGTTAGGGTCTTCTTCAAGAAGTGTCCCCCCCTCATTAGCGCACTTTCCTCTTTCCCTGAGACCGTTCCTCGCACTCTGGTACAGGAAGCGCAGGGTGTGTGCGTGGAGCATGCCGTGCAGCAGGGCCCCCGAACTCGCTCTCCAAAGCTTTTCTGCGGCGAAGACGGCCAGTGGGTGGGCCAGCCGACCACCTCCTGCGCCTGTGCTCCTGGATACGAGGCCGCCGAGGGACACACCAGATGTACAG CTTGTCCCGTGGGTCACTTCAAGTCCAGCGCAGAGGGACAGTGCACAGTCTGTCCAGGAGCAAGCCACGCCTCCGTCAGGGGGCAGTCTACATGCGCATGTCGCCCTGGCTACTTCCGAGCACAATCCGACAGCCCTGACACTGCATGCACCA GACCTCCCTCGGCACCACGCAGCATCGCCTCCCAGATTAACGGCACTTCGCTACGACTGGAATGGAATGAGCCTCTGGACAATGGCGGCAGAGCCGACCTCAGCTACAATATCAGATGCCTCATGTGCCGAACGCCGAGGAGCTCGTGCGTGATCTGCGGCGACAGCGTCAGCTACCGACCGGCACAGCACGCCCTGACCAGTCGTCGGTTGGAGGTGTGGGGCCTACTGCCTCACACCACGTACACCTTTGCCATCCAAGCTCTCAACGGGGTGTCTCAGCTCAGCGGCAAGGAACCCTCCAGCGAGGGTGTCAATATCACCACCAGTTATGATG TGCCGTCGCTGGTGTCTGTGATTCGTAAAAGCCAGTCCACAGAGAGCAGCTTAACGCTTCACTGGTCTGTGCCTGTGCAGCCACACTACACCATCCTGCAATATCAACTACGCTACTGTGAAAAG GAGCGGCGCAGTGAGGATCCCTGCCACTACACGGAGAGTAACAAAAACCAGGCCGTGCTGACGGACCTGCGCAGAGCCACTCAGTATGAAGTGCAGGTCCGGGCGAGAACCATGGCCGGTTATGGCAGCTTCAGTCCTGCAGCAGTCTTCCGCACCCTGCCCGATG GAATTGACTCTTCCTCTCAGTTCTTGGTGCCCGGCATCCTTATCGCCATCGGGATGCTGCTGCTCGTCACTTTCATCTTTGTGGCTGCCTACTGCATACG CAGACACAGCCGCATAAAGGATCCAGAAATGAGCGACAAGAACAACCAGTACTTAGTAGGCCAAG GGGTCAAGGTTTATATCGACCCCTTCACCTACGAGGACCCGAATGAGGCCATACGCGAATTTGCCAAGGAAATCGATGTTTCCTTTGTAAAGATTGAAGAGGTGATCGGAGCCG GGGAGTTTGGGGAGGTGTGCCGAGGGCGGCTAAGGGTCcccggaaaaaaagaaaactacgtCGCGATAAAGACCCTCAAAGGCGGCTACACCGAGAAGCAGCGTCGTGACTTCCTGTCCGAGGCCTCCATCATGGGACAGTTCCAGCACCCCAACATTATACACTTGGAGGGAATCATCACAGCCAGCTGTCCGGTGATGATCCTCACCGAGTTCATGGAGAATGGCGCTCTGGATTCTTTTCTGCGG CTTAACGACAGCCAGTTCACACCCATCCAGCTGGTGGGGATGCTACGCGGCATTGCCTCGGGCATGAAATATCTGGCCGAGATGAGCTATGTCCATCGAGACCTGGCGGCCCGCAACATCCTAATCAACAGCAACCTGGTGTGCAAGGTGTCCGATTTCGGCTTGTCACGTTTCCTGCAGGAGAACTCTTCTGACCCAACCTACACCAGCTCCCTG GGAGGGAAGATCCCAATCCGCTGGACAGCGCCGGAGGCGATCGCCTTCAGAAAGTTCACATCAGCTTCAGATGTGTGGAGCTACGGTATCGTCATGTGGGAGGTCATGTCCTTCGGAGAGAGGCCCTACTGGGACATGAGCAACCAAGAC GTAATCAATGCCATCGAGCAAGACTATCGGCTGCCGCCTCCGCCCGACTGCCCCACCCACCTACACCAGCTGATGCTGGACTGCTGGCAGAAGGATCGCTCGGCCCGGCCTCGTTTTGCTGAACTCGTCAGCGCCTTGGACAAACTGATCCGGAACCCCGCGTCGCTGAAAATCGTCGCCCAGGAGGGAGCGGG gCCCTCCTACCCCTTGCTCGGCCAGCGGTCGCCGTTGGCCCTCTCGTCCTGTGCTTCGGTGGGGGAATGGCTGAGGGCCATCAAGATGGAACGCTACGAGGACAGCTTCCTGCAAGCTGGACTCACTACTGTGGAGCAGCTGGGACAGATCACAACACA AGACTTGCTGCACATGGGTGTTACTTTGGCCGGCCATCAGAGGAAGATCCTCTCTAGCATCCAGGCCATGAACTTCCAGAACAAGAGCACAGCACCAGTGACTTTCTAG